In one Lolium rigidum isolate FL_2022 chromosome 3, APGP_CSIRO_Lrig_0.1, whole genome shotgun sequence genomic region, the following are encoded:
- the LOC124698362 gene encoding uncharacterized protein LOC124698362, giving the protein MGGGRVLASIPCFFCVSVSRRGRTARLVLWGGEARAASHRTQAGQVMLDFAGTVVCRADGFFIGRPAPVLAIEDRLVAGATYLVLPVDRLPQGYDAVTAASLAALSYDRASPGGSIAGGPKSPFEYVKGDDGRTVIKVTPEFLVKAITARPGSCGGIGGEAEAGADGEGGACGGALCSTPELRKHYEQLVGAGRGKPYSPRLDPIKERKGRRLMPVTVSPGRLSLSLSPVRLLGLAKTEI; this is encoded by the coding sequence ATGGGCGGTGGCCGCGTCCTGGCGTCGATCCCGTGCTTCTTCTGCGTCTCCGTGTCGCGGCGGGGCCGCACGGCGAGGCTGGTGCTGTGGGGCGGGGAGGCGCGGGCGGCAAGCCACCGGACGCAGGCGGGACAGGTGATGCTCGACTTCGCGGGCACCGTCGTCTGCCGCGCCGACGGGTTCTTCATCGGCCGCCCGGCGCCGGTGCTGGCCATCGAGGACCGCCTCGTCGCCGGGGCGACATACCTCGTGCTCCCCGTCGACCGCCTGCCGCAGGGCTACGACGCCGTCACCGCGGCCTCGCTCGCCGCGCTCTCCTACGACAGGGCCAGCCCCGGGGGGTCCATCGCGGGCGGGCCCAAGAGCCCGTTCGAGTACGTCAAGGGGGACGACGGCCGGACGGTGATCAAGGTCACGCCGGAGTTCCTCGTCAAGGCCATCACCGCCAGACCAGGCTCGTGTGGTGGTATCGGTGGTGAGGCTGAGGCGGGAGCTGACGGTGAAGGCGGCGCGTGCGGAGGGGCGCTGTGCAGCACGCCGGAGCTGAGGAAGCACTACGAGCAGCTCGTGGGGGCCGGCAGGGGGAAGCCGTACTCGCCGCGGCTGGACCCGATCAAGGAGCGCAAGGGGAGGAGGCTCATGCCGGTGACGGTGAGCCCCGGGAGGCTCTCGCTGTCGCTGTCGCCGGTGAGGCTTCTAGGGCTGGCCAAGACAGAAATATAG